From one Halothece sp. PCC 7418 genomic stretch:
- a CDS encoding antitoxin family protein, which yields MSQKLEAIFDGTSLQPMIPLTLKPGTRVRIIVESVESSTEDQPKTFLQTAKSLNLEGNPDWSENLDKYLYSQDTESE from the coding sequence ATGAGTCAAAAATTAGAAGCAATCTTTGATGGTACAAGTCTTCAACCTATGATTCCCTTAACCTTAAAGCCAGGAACACGAGTCCGTATTATCGTTGAGAGTGTAGAATCTAGCACAGAAGATCAACCGAAAACTTTTCTGCAAACTGCTAAATCTCTGAATCTAGAAGGGAATCCAGATTGGTCGGAAAATCTTGATAAATATTTATATTCACAAGATACTGAATCAGAATGA